The Polypterus senegalus isolate Bchr_013 chromosome 1, ASM1683550v1, whole genome shotgun sequence genome includes a window with the following:
- the LOC120515142 gene encoding V-set domain-containing T-cell activation inhibitor 1-like isoform X1 has product MLVTSLLGFFFLMFGIDIDSGDEVPEVEAIVGSTVLLNCSFPVKASMSISLQVLDWLFNKTTVVHRHEKGADVHVHQDGRFRGRTEVFVKELPSGNFSLLLRNVDLDDAGLYTCQAYMSTGYWTEHSLLQILRGPEAKSPKTTNMITSQTTDLTVNERVFLVLALLLILTVFIAIMMYFRKQLQEMFNKLRERLTRG; this is encoded by the exons ATGTTAGTCACATCTCTGCTCGGATTCTTCTTCCTGATGTTTGGCATTg ACATTGACTCAGGTGATGAAGTTCCAGAAGTAGAAGCCATTGTGGGCTCCACAGTCCTTCTGAACTGCAGCTTTCCAGTGAAGGCTAGCATGTCGATTTCGCTTCAGGTGCTTGACTGGCTCTTCAACAAGACCACGGTGGTTCACCGGCATGAGAAGGGTGCTGATGTGCACGTGCACCAAGATGGACGCTTCAGGGGAAGGACGGAGGTATTTGTGAAGGAGCTGCCAAGTGGAAACTTCTCATTGCTGCTAAGGAACGTTGACCTGGATGATGCTGGGCTGTATACATGTCAGGCTTACATGTCTACTGGATACTGGACAGAACATTCACTTCTTCAAATCTTGAGAG gGCCAGAAGCAAAGAGTCCAAAAACTACAAACATGATTACCAGCCAGACAACTGACCTTACAGTGAACGAGCGCGTGTTCCTCGTTCTGGCGCTGCTGCTCATCTTGACTGTTTTCATCGCAATCATGATGT
- the LOC120515142 gene encoding V-set domain-containing T-cell activation inhibitor 1-like isoform X2 — translation MLVTSLLGFFFLMFGIDIDSGDEVPEVEAIVGSTVLLNCSFPVKASMSISLQVLDWLFNKTTVVHRHEKGADVHVHQDGRFRGRTEVFVKELPSGNFSLLLRNVDLDDAGLYTCQAYMSTGYWTEHSLLQILRGPEAKSPKTTNMITSQTTDLTVNERVFLVLALLLILTVFIAIMMSS, via the exons ATGTTAGTCACATCTCTGCTCGGATTCTTCTTCCTGATGTTTGGCATTg ACATTGACTCAGGTGATGAAGTTCCAGAAGTAGAAGCCATTGTGGGCTCCACAGTCCTTCTGAACTGCAGCTTTCCAGTGAAGGCTAGCATGTCGATTTCGCTTCAGGTGCTTGACTGGCTCTTCAACAAGACCACGGTGGTTCACCGGCATGAGAAGGGTGCTGATGTGCACGTGCACCAAGATGGACGCTTCAGGGGAAGGACGGAGGTATTTGTGAAGGAGCTGCCAAGTGGAAACTTCTCATTGCTGCTAAGGAACGTTGACCTGGATGATGCTGGGCTGTATACATGTCAGGCTTACATGTCTACTGGATACTGGACAGAACATTCACTTCTTCAAATCTTGAGAG gGCCAGAAGCAAAGAGTCCAAAAACTACAAACATGATTACCAGCCAGACAACTGACCTTACAGTGAACGAGCGCGTGTTCCTCGTTCTGGCGCTGCTGCTCATCTTGACTGTTTTCATCGCAATCATGATGT cctcataa